One genomic window of Camelina sativa cultivar DH55 chromosome 5, Cs, whole genome shotgun sequence includes the following:
- the LOC104786152 gene encoding protein PFC0760c-like isoform X1 translates to MGGVDDSQWVDKFMDGIGLAFTKIDETIQKGIELWTELTRVDDQPIQDLTGQPKSGESGEEYSSQDPVAEVNERVPVQHCWSMCLAEVNERVPVQHCWSMCLAEVEDKPSQHRAMRALKISESFIQVQNVAGDGEKEEEEDEVESTLSEEDNESSLSRNHDHEEMFKMIRAMYPSKEADNDDGDNEDFDTFSEEDDESWDDEDDTTTSKSSEDMSELNLGASATNYIPDCYHHHNEEANDSSLKWKGDYQLLKYIDTSSEEEDDESSEDESSEEEEDDESSEDESSHDEEVGECHSEDVEEVKEISWKHIMMSNSSNESSGVHDYEDDVSDKLLLQGFVDVRQEEEIGNNTESSEVETLLPESDWVYVTRD, encoded by the exons ATGGGAGGCGTTGATGATAGCCAATGGGTTGATAAGTTTATGGATGGAATCGGATTGGCGTTTACCAAGATTGACGAAACGATACAGAAG GGTATTGAACTCTGGACAGAGTTGACCAGAGTTGACGACCAGCCTATCCAAGACTTGACCGGACAGCCAAAAAGTGGTGAATCTGGTGAAGAATATTCCTCTCAAGATCCTGTCGCTGAGGTCAATGAAAGAGTACCGGTTCAACACTGCTGGTCTATGTGCCTTGCTGAGGTCAATGAAAGAGTACCGGTTCAACACTGCTGGTCTATGTGCCTTGCTGAGGTCGAAGATAAGCCGAGCCAACATAGGGCTATGCGTG CTTTGAAAATTTCAGAGAGTTTCATTCAAGTACAAAATGTTGCTGGTGATGgtgaaaaagaggaagaagaagacgaagtcgAATCTACACTTTCAGAAGAAGATAAT GAATCGAGTTTGTCGCGGAACCATGACCATGAGGAGATGTTTAAGATGATTCGTGCCATGTACCCCTCCAAAGAAGCAGATAATGATGATGGAGATAACGAAGATTTTGACACGTTTtccgaagaagatgatgaatcatgggatgatgaagatgatactACAACTTCTAAATCGTCCGAAGACATGTCGGAGCTTAATTTGGGGGCCTCTGCGACGAACTATATTCCTGATTGCTACCATCATCACAATGAAGAAGCTAAT GATTCGAGTTTGAAATGGAAAGGTGATTATCAGCTGTTAAAGTATATTGACACGTcttccgaagaagaagatgatgaatcatCTGAAGATGAATcatccgaagaagaagaagatgatgaatcatCTGAAGATGAATCATCTCATGATGAGGAGGTTGGGGAGTGTCACTCTGAAGACGTCGAAGAAGTAAAGGAGATATCGTGGAAGCATATAATGATGAGCAATTCAAGTAACGAATCATCAGGGGTTCATGACTATGAAGATGACGTATCGGACAAGTTACTACTACAAGGATTCGTGGATGTGAGGCAAGAGGAGGAGATTGGGAATAATACGGAATCTAGTGAGGTCGAGACCCTTCTCCCAGAAAGTGATTGGGTTTACGTGACGAGGGACTAG
- the LOC104786154 gene encoding ervatamin-B-like — MASMIMFLVTVLTILFTSFRISQATSRTVTFQATSLVDKHERWMARFARVYRDDLEKQMRRDVFKKNVKFIDDFNKKGNKSYKLGVNEFADWTNEEFLAIHTGLNDLTEVSPSRVVDKTMSSRSWNVSDMVVESKDWRAEGAVTPVKYQGQCGCCWAFSAVAAVEGVTKIAGGNLVSLSEQQLLDCDREFDRGCDGGIMSDAFNYIIQNRGIAAENDYSYQGSDGSCQSNARPAATISGFQSVPSNNEQALLEAVSRQPVSVSMDANGDGFMHYSGGIYDGPCETSSNHAVTFVGYGTSEDGTKYWLAKNSWGETWGEKGYIRIRRDVAWPQGMCGVAQYAFYPVA; from the exons ATGGCATCAATGATCATGTTCTTGGTCACTGTTTTGACCATTCTTTTCACGAGTTTCAGAATCTCTCAAGCTACGTCTCGTACTGTCACCTTTCAAGCTACGTCGTTGGTTGATAAACATGAGCGATGGATGGCTCGATTTGCTCGTGTATACCGTGATGACCTCGAGAAACAGATGAGACGCGATGTGTTTAAGAAGAACGTGAAGTTCATTGACGACTTCAACAAAAAAGGGAACAAAAGCTACAAGCTTGGTGTCAATGAATTCGCGGATTGGACCAACGAAGAGTTTCTAGCTATACATACCGGACTAAATGACCTAACTGAAGTTTCCCCATCCAGGGTAGTCGACAAAACCATGTCGTCTAGGTCTTGGAACGTCAGTGACATGGTAGTCGAGAGCAAGGACTGGAGAGCTGAAGGAGCTGTCACTCCTGTCAAATACCAAGGCCAATGCG GATGTTGCTGGGCGTTTTCGGCTGTAGCAGCAGTGGAAGGTGTGACTAAGATCGCCGGCGGGAACCTTGTATCTCTGTCCGAACAACAGCTTCTAGACTGCGACAGAGAGTTTGACCGAGGCTGCGACGGTGGGATAATGTCGGACGCTTTCAACTATATAATCCAAAACCGAGGCATCGCTGCGGAGAACGACTACTCTTATCAAGGATCAGATGGGAGTTGTCAGTCCAATGCAAGACCCGCTGCAACGATCAGCGGATTCCAATCAGTTCCTAGCAACAACGAGCAGGCCTTACTCGAGGCCGTATCGAGGCAACCAGTCTCTGTTTCGATGGACGCGAATGGGGATGGGTTCATGCATTACTCTGGAGGAATATACGACGGGCCTTGTGAGACTAGCTCGAATCACGCGGTTACCTTTGTTGGGTATGGAACAAGCGAGGACGGAACTAAGTACTGGCTGGCTAAGAACTCTTGGGGTGAAACTTGGGGAGAAAAAGGCTACATTAGGATCCGAAGAGACGTTGCTTGGCCTCAAGGCATGTGTGGTGTAGCACAGTATGCTTTTTACCCGGTTGCGTAa
- the LOC104789004 gene encoding probable transcription factor At4g01260 — MTTDHMNVKGASRKCFHGYLAKGINWICFKPILNLHLRRLKKTSRKNLIKCLGEGKSVLACKPRKKLGGKLKDINLDCDVNVVSTCESFGKEIASFYKASLGLDESTVIAAWDKVDDGPKKRGLEEKWKKIKAMDMELCLQRIELVADVANVIYKEYASSELVTF, encoded by the coding sequence ATGACGACTGATCATATGAATGTGAAAGGCGCGAGCAGAAAATGTTTCCATGGTTATTTAGCCAAAGGGATCAACTGGATTTGCTTCAAGCCAATCTTGAATTTGCATCTGCGAAGATTGAAGAAAACGTCCAGAAAGAATCTGATAAAGTGCCTTGGAGAGGGAAAAAGTGTCCTTGCTTGCAAACCAAGGAAGAAGCTTGGAGGAAAGCTCAAGGATATCAATTTGGATTGCGACGTAAATGTTGTAAGCACATGTGAATCCTTCGGTAAAGAGATAGCATCTTTTTACAAGGCATCTTTGGGGTTAGATGAATCCACTGTGATTGCGGCGTGGGATAAAGTTGACGATGGACCAAAGAAGAGAGGGCTCGAGGAAAAGTGGAAGAAGATCAAGGCAATGGATATGGAGCTTTGTTTGCAAAGGATCGAACTTGTGGCCGACGTAGCTAATGTGATTTACAAAGAATATGCATCCTCAGAGTTGGTGACATTTTGA
- the LOC104786152 gene encoding protein PFC0760c-like isoform X2, translating into MGGVDDSQWVDKFMDGIGLAFTKIDETIQKGIELWTELTRVDDQPIQDLTGQPKSGESGEEYSSQDPVAEVNERVPVQHCWSMCLAEVEDKPSQHRAMRALKISESFIQVQNVAGDGEKEEEEDEVESTLSEEDNESSLSRNHDHEEMFKMIRAMYPSKEADNDDGDNEDFDTFSEEDDESWDDEDDTTTSKSSEDMSELNLGASATNYIPDCYHHHNEEANDSSLKWKGDYQLLKYIDTSSEEEDDESSEDESSEEEEDDESSEDESSHDEEVGECHSEDVEEVKEISWKHIMMSNSSNESSGVHDYEDDVSDKLLLQGFVDVRQEEEIGNNTESSEVETLLPESDWVYVTRD; encoded by the exons ATGGGAGGCGTTGATGATAGCCAATGGGTTGATAAGTTTATGGATGGAATCGGATTGGCGTTTACCAAGATTGACGAAACGATACAGAAG GGTATTGAACTCTGGACAGAGTTGACCAGAGTTGACGACCAGCCTATCCAAGACTTGACCGGACAGCCAAAAAGTGGTGAATCTGGTGAAGAATATTCCTCTCAAGATCCTGTCGCTGAGGTCAATGAAAGAGTACCGGTTCAACACTGCTGGTCTATGTGCCTTGCTGAG GTCGAAGATAAGCCGAGCCAACATAGGGCTATGCGTG CTTTGAAAATTTCAGAGAGTTTCATTCAAGTACAAAATGTTGCTGGTGATGgtgaaaaagaggaagaagaagacgaagtcgAATCTACACTTTCAGAAGAAGATAAT GAATCGAGTTTGTCGCGGAACCATGACCATGAGGAGATGTTTAAGATGATTCGTGCCATGTACCCCTCCAAAGAAGCAGATAATGATGATGGAGATAACGAAGATTTTGACACGTTTtccgaagaagatgatgaatcatgggatgatgaagatgatactACAACTTCTAAATCGTCCGAAGACATGTCGGAGCTTAATTTGGGGGCCTCTGCGACGAACTATATTCCTGATTGCTACCATCATCACAATGAAGAAGCTAAT GATTCGAGTTTGAAATGGAAAGGTGATTATCAGCTGTTAAAGTATATTGACACGTcttccgaagaagaagatgatgaatcatCTGAAGATGAATcatccgaagaagaagaagatgatgaatcatCTGAAGATGAATCATCTCATGATGAGGAGGTTGGGGAGTGTCACTCTGAAGACGTCGAAGAAGTAAAGGAGATATCGTGGAAGCATATAATGATGAGCAATTCAAGTAACGAATCATCAGGGGTTCATGACTATGAAGATGACGTATCGGACAAGTTACTACTACAAGGATTCGTGGATGTGAGGCAAGAGGAGGAGATTGGGAATAATACGGAATCTAGTGAGGTCGAGACCCTTCTCCCAGAAAGTGATTGGGTTTACGTGACGAGGGACTAG
- the LOC104786149 gene encoding protein SCAR1-like has product MPLVRLQVRNVHGFGQPELHRTVDLEDPKAILDGVSVSGLVGILRQLGDLTEFAAELFHGIQEEVMITATRSNKLKMRLKQIEATVPSIHKKVLAQTNHIHFAYTGGLEWHPRIPNVQNHFIYDDLPPFSMAPYEDCREPPRFHLLDKFDINGPGSCLKRYSDPTHFKRASRASKLPEIKKKKSLQRNRDISSLASIANQSDRKTFTSLSFSERTSCSKTASTMETESKSDLQDQRSFSFDSRSGGDKLKGVSSSSRFTPGSRTIASVLSESESEDTNDSPSQDLAARGSSCVSWHEKAEIVEECNVLQCATNEAPEVILETNFVLDAEPVSRLKDHTEFEAVQDNKPRELEMDSEDETESEGDDFVDALYTIDSESENDQAYQTTEKVQKKISNEITEERFDNIVCKLETEKITNNVSDDEFICAAATELHLSSPVDKSQELSQQDPWAASEISSGTHSYSNGFSNPLYDISGIQEHQESEEAETSCDTESIKTWTNGNLLGLKPSIPSKIVAETIPEIVEEIDTETFQEPLREGYKAPFDWFTSSPPLDLMKISFKSSETLPSSELELKLPDDYTFSSFQLVPETTATSLPDSDSDKDTFCRSSSYISDNSDNENRSVSMSEQQWEDESEETRESKNQQELYDSFQRTNPEPSFLSEPSPNMETANGCLVGNVSYLQNPAEPLPPPLPPLQWMVSKIPSPERFEDNNKPSLKDALMRAFEQNNKSLHAVKKEEPNIVTVSDPKPEIKVHLKNNVRDYKQSHGNVKETEAGDFLHQIRTKQFNLRRVVTTKTAPSEATMNTNISVILEKATSIRQAVASDDGDGESDSWSDSDT; this is encoded by the exons TCTGTTTCTGGACTCGTTGGGATCTTGCGTCAACTTGGTGATCTCACCGA GTTTGCAGCTGAGCTATTTCATGGAATACAAGAGGAGGTTATGATTACAGCAACAAGAAGCAATAAATTGAAGATGAGGCTGAAGCAAATAGAAGCTACAGTTCCTTCAATCCACAAGAAAGTGCTTGCACAAACGAACCACATTCATTTTGCATACACTGGAG GTCTAGAGTGGCATCCTCGTATACCAAATGTGCAGAATCACTTTATATATGACGACTTGCCACCGTTTAGTATGGCTCCATATGAAGATTGCAGGGAGCCTCCACGGTTTCACTTGCTAGACAA GTTTGATATAAATGGTCCAGGGTCTTGCTTAAAGCGATACTCCGATCCTACTCATTTCAAAAGAGCATCAAGAGCTTCTAAACTTCCAGAAATTAAG aagaaaaaatcattaCAACGGAATCGAGATATATCAAGTCTTGCCTCTATAGCTAACCAGAGTGACAG GAAGACATTTACTTCTTTAAGCTTCAGTGAAAGAACCTCTTGCTCTAAAACAGCCTCAACGATGGAAACAGAATCAAAATCCGACTTACAAGATCAACGTTCTTTCTCTTTCGATTCCAGAAGCGGTGGAGATAAACTAAAGggtgtatcttcttcttcaaggtttACACCTGGTTCTCGAACCATTGCTTCAGTTCTTTCtgaaagtgaaagtgaagaTACAAATGATAGTCCTTCTCAGGATTTAGCAGCTCGTGGTTCTTCTTGCGTTAGTTGGCATGAGAAAGCTGAGATAGTGGAGGAATGCAATGTTCTGCAATGTGCAACAAATGAAGCTCCTGAAGTAATATTGGAGACTAACTTTGTCTTGGATGCTGAACCAGTATCAAGACTGAAAGACCATACAGAGTTTGAAGCAGTCCAAGATAACAAACCGAGGGAATTGGAAATGGACAGTGAAGATGAAACAGAAAGTGAAGGGGATGATTTTGTTGATGCGCTTTACACAATCGATTCGGAATCTGAAAATGATCAAGCGTATCAAACAACTGAAAAGGTCCAGAAGAAGATTTCAAATGAGATTACAGAAGAAAGATTTGATAACATTGTGTGTAAGCTAGAAACAGAGAAGATTACTAACAACGTCAGTGATGATGAGTTCATATGTGCTGCTGCAACAGAGCTACATTTATCATCACCGGTAGACAAATCTCAAGAACTGAGTCAACAAGATCCATGGGCTGCTTCGGAAATAAGCAGTGGCACTCATAGTTACTCCAATGGCTTCTCAAATCCCTTGTATGACATTAGTGGTATACAAGAACATCAAGAATCAGAAGAAGCTGAGACTTCTTGTGACACAGAATCCATTAAAACATGGACTAATGGAAATCTACTGGGACTGAAACCATCGATACCATCGAAGATTGTAGCCGAAACTATTCCAGAGATTGTTGAAGAGATTGATACTGAAACCTTTCAAGAACCTTTGAGAGAAGGTTATAAGGCTCCTTTTGATTGGTTTACTTCATCTCCTCCACTTGATCTCATGAAGATATCTTTCAAATCCTCAGAAACCTTACCTAGTTCCGAACTGGAGTTGAAACTTCCAGATGATTACACGTTTTCTTCGTTTCAGTTGGTGCCAGAGACTACTGCTACATCACTTCCTGATTCTGATTCAGACAAGGACACTTTCTGTAGATCATCTTCTTACATTTCAGATAACAGCGACAATGAAAATCGCTCTGTGTCGATGTCTGAGCAGCAGTGGGAAGATGAATCAGAAGAAACCCGTGAAAGCAAGAACCAACAAGAGCTCTATGATTCTTTTCAAAGAACCAATCCCGAACCTTCTTTTCTCTCAGAACCATCTCCAAATATGGAAACAGCAAATGGTTGTTTAGTTGGAAATGTCTCTTACCTCCAAAATCCAGCTGAGCCATTACCACCACCTCTCCCACCTTTACAATGGATGGTTTCAAAGATACCATCACCGGAGAGATTTGAGGATAACAACAAGCCGTCGCTAAAGGACGCTCTTATGCGCGCGTTCGAACAGAACAACAAGTCTTTACATGCAGTCAAGAAAGAGGAACCAAACATTGTCACTGTTTCTGATCCTAAACCAGAAATCAAG GTACATCTTAAGAACAATGTGAGAGATTATAAGCAAAGTCATGGCAACGTAAAAGAGACAGAAGCTGGAGACTTCTTGCATCAAATCCGAACAAAA CAATTTAACCTGAGACGTGTGGTAACGACAAAGACAGCACCATCGGAAGCTACGATGAACACCAATATTAGCGTGATTCTAGAGAAGGCAACCTCTATCAGACAG GCTGTAGCAAGTGACGATGGAGATGGCGAAAGTGATTCATGGAGCGATAGCGACACGTGA
- the LOC104786153 gene encoding uncharacterized protein YNL011C-like — protein MAEICYFGGLVHYKVQSLSLFRSKPHHFNSTSLMAASVPAECCSSSSTVESPSLLVFSGGTGFNGVVEELKKITTRVAHVLPVSDDGGSTAEIVRVLGGPAVGDIRSRCLRLSDESTSEALAVRRLLGHRLPIDAHKAKKDWYDIVEGDHPLWDGVSRPYSETIRAFLIYFQNEILRRPNERFCFSNGSIGNFFFAGARIFFQSLDAAIFLFSRVSEIPCNSLVLPVISTNDRLTLGCELQDGTIIRGQNEISHPTHGTLQTVDKRHCSTSALPSKIKRVFYMSSEGNNLLHEVFPPVNPTVLEQLRSVDCIVYAMGSLFTSICPSLVLLGVGEIISSRSCRKVLLLNGSQDRETSGFTASCFVTAIADALNRTYGDPNIRLKNPPGYYINTLLVPKDGEIVVDLKQLSEQGINDVRVVESVVDPKHGVLFSPSSLINTLASLVV, from the exons ATGGCGGAGATTTGCTATTTTGGGGGTCTCGTCCATTACAAGgttcaatctctttctctcttccgcAGCAAACCCCATCACTTCAATTCAACATCTCTCATGGCTGCCTCTGTTCCGGCTGAAtgctgctcctcctcctccaccgtgGAGTCGCCTTCTCTCCTCGTCTTCTCAG GTGGAACTGGATTTAACGGTGTGGTGGAAGAGTTGAAGAAGATAACAACCCGAGTGGCTCATGTTCTTCCTGTCTCTGATGATGGAGGAAGTACAGCTGAGATTGTTCGTGTTCTCG GCGGACCAGCGGTTGGTGACATACGTTCGAGGTGTTTAAGGCTGTCTGATGAAAGTACTTCAGAGGCACTTGCTGTTAGACGGTTGCTTGGCCATCGTTTACCTATTGATGCACATAAGGCCAAGAAAGATTG GTATGATATTGTGGAAGGTGATCATCCTCTGTGGGATGGTGTATCAAGACCCTACAGTGAAACAATCCGCGCTTTCTTAATATACTTTCAGAATGAG ATACTTAGACGACCTAATGAGAGATTTTGCTTCAGTAATGGAAG CATTGGGAACTTCTTCTTTGCTGGAGCAAGGATATTTTTCCAGTCTTTAGATGCTGCGATTTTTCTGTTTTCACGCGTTTCAGAGATTCCTTGTAACAGTTTGGTCCTCCCAGTGATATCAACCAATGATAGGCTTACACTAGGATGTGAATTACAG GATGGGACTATAATACGAGGACAGAATGAAATCTCTCACCCGACCCATGGGACTCTGCAGACTGTTGACAAG AGACATTGTTCGACTTCAGCTCTTCCATCGAAGATAAAGAGAGTGTTTTACATGTCAAGTGAAGGCAATAATCTGCTTCATGAG GTCTTCCCACCAGTTAACCCAACTGTGTTGGAGCAGTTGAGAAGCGTGGACTGTATCGTTTACGCTATGGGATCCTTATTCACTTCCATTTGTCCATCACTG GTTCTGCTTGGTGTTGGAGAGATTATCTCTTCCAGGTCATGTCGCAAG GTACTTTTGTTGAATGGTAGCCAAGACCGAGAAACAAGCGGCTTCACTGCTTCCTGCTTTGTGACTGCTATTGCTGACGCTCTAAACAGGACTTATGGAGATCCTAATATCCGGCTCAAGAATCCC CCTGGATATTACATCAACACACTTTTGGTCCCGAAAGATGGAGAAATAGTGGTGGATCTCAAACAATTGTCTGAACAGGGGATCAACGATGTT AGAGTTGTGGAGAGTGTTGTTGACCCGAAGCACGGTGTCTTGTTTAGCCCGAGCTCTCTGATAAACACCCTAGCCAGTTTGGTGGTGTAA